A window of Blautia argi genomic DNA:
GAACACTTTGGGCAAAAGACTCAAAAAATCTCTCACACCGCTTTTTTGTTTTCTTTCCTCTTCCCGTTCTTTTACTTCCGTAATCCCCAGGGACAAAAGGGCTGCCGCTCCATAGCACAAAGCTGTCAGAAAACCTGCTCTCCTGTAATTGTCCCCTATACATAGAGAATACATTCCCGATGCCAGAAAAAGCCCGACCACAGATAAAGTACTGTTAATGCCAAAAATCTTCTGGGTATCCCTCCCTTTTGCGGAAAGGTATAAAAGGCTGGTTTCTACACCTGAAAGTCCTGCCAGCACAGCGGCAAGCAAAATTCGCTCAAACAGGAAAGCTCCGAAGCTGTCTGCTCTCCAAAATACCAGCTTGGACAGAAAAAACAGGACGGAACAAAGAACAAAGGTTTTCTTATAGCCAATTTTATCTGCCACAATTCCCCAGGGGATTTCCAACAAAATTGTCAGTATCATGGAAATGCTTTCTATCAGGGTAATCTGAAAAAGAGAAATTCCCGCTGCCTGACGGTATAGGGTAGAAACGGAGCCATAAAAAACCATACCCTGCAGCAGAGTTATGACATACATCAAAAAAATATTCCGATTTAATCTATTCTTTAAAAACATAAAAAATCCTCCATAGAAGACTGCAACAGAAAGCACCGGCACTTCCTTCTTACCTGCAGGAAACGCCTGTGATTCTGCAAAACAGTCTTCATCTTTAAATCATACAAAATTTCAAACTCTTGTACGGTGTCATTCTGCAAAATGTGCATGACACCACCCACCGGTACAGCAAAATACGTTTTTGCCATACCGGAAAGGGTAGAAAATCACCCCTATGCTTCCTATGGTGATTTCCTGTTCTTTAAAATTTTGTGTGATTTAAATCGGAAGATTTTTTGTGTTCATATAAATTTACTCCTTAATCCTTTTTACAAAGCTTATAAAAAGGTTTTATAATCCTCATAGTTCTTTGCCAGAAGCGCTGGAGTATCCAGACCATAAGGACATTTTTTCTTACATTTATTGCAATGCATGCAGCCGTCTATTTTCTGCATCTTTGCCTGCCACTCAGGGGACAGCCATGCCTCCTGGGGCGCTCTTCTTAACATCAGGCTCATACGGGCGCAGTTGTTAATTTCAATGCCTGCAGGACAGGGCATACAATAGCCGCAGCCCCTGCAGAAATCTCCGGAAAGCTCTTTTCTATCCCCGTCTATCTCTGCCTGCAGTTCTTTTGCCAGCACAGGCGGACAGACCTCATAGGAAAGGAATTCGTCCAGTTCTTTTTCCTTTTGAATGCCCCAGATAGGCGCCACATGGGCGTACTGAGGCTGTGCCATAAAAGCAAAGGCTGCGGCAGAATTGTGAATCAGTCCGCCAGAAAGACCTTTCATGGCAATAAAGCCCATGTCTGCCTCTTTGCAGAGCTCTACCACACGAATATCTGCCTCTGCGGCAAGATAGGAAAAGGGAAACTGCATGGTTTCATATAACCCGGAAGCAATGGCTTCCTCTGCCACAGCCAGACGGTGATTGGTAATACCGATATGGCGAATCTTCCCCTGCTCCTTTGCCTTTAAGGCTGCATCGTAAAGCCCGGTTTCATCTCCCGGCTTTGGACAAAAGGCAGGATTGTGAAACTGATAAATATCAATGTAATCTGTCTGAAGCTTCAAAAGGCTTTCGTCTAAATCCTTCCAGAACTCCTCTGCCGTCTGCGCTGCGGTTTTCGTGCTGATAATCAGCTTGTCCCTTGTATAGGAAAAGGCGGCGCCCAGCTTTTCCTCACTGTCCGAATAAGCTCTGGCAGTATCAAAATAATTGATTCCGTGATAAAACGCCTTCTGAAGAAGATATACGGCTTCCTTTTTACTGATTCTCTGAATAGGAAGAGCGCCAAAGCCGTTTTTGCTCACTTCCAGTTCTGTC
This region includes:
- a CDS encoding MFS transporter, translating into MFLKNRLNRNIFLMYVITLLQGMVFYGSVSTLYRQAAGISLFQITLIESISMILTILLEIPWGIVADKIGYKKTFVLCSVLFFLSKLVFWRADSFGAFLFERILLAAVLAGLSGVETSLLYLSAKGRDTQKIFGINSTLSVVGLFLASGMYSLCIGDNYRRAGFLTALCYGAAALLSLGITEVKEREEERKQKSGVRDFLSLLPKVFREKENLYFLLGMALVSEVHQMTTVVLNQPQFQACGASGRQIALLFLLLTAGEMAGGLSSWITGKIGEKSMLICGFLIPGICCLVLAGTKSLWISVLAVLLIQISFSLLSPLQTELQNRMALPGYRATMLSVYAVFMDGTAAGVDLLFGRIADFSLPLAMAFGSICCVIGLLLYFRGEKGKQALKFRI
- a CDS encoding aldo/keto reductase — encoded protein: MQKVRLGKTELEVSKNGFGALPIQRISKKEAVYLLQKAFYHGINYFDTARAYSDSEEKLGAAFSYTRDKLIISTKTAAQTAEEFWKDLDESLLKLQTDYIDIYQFHNPAFCPKPGDETGLYDAALKAKEQGKIRHIGITNHRLAVAEEAIASGLYETMQFPFSYLAAEADIRVVELCKEADMGFIAMKGLSGGLIHNSAAAFAFMAQPQYAHVAPIWGIQKEKELDEFLSYEVCPPVLAKELQAEIDGDRKELSGDFCRGCGYCMPCPAGIEINNCARMSLMLRRAPQEAWLSPEWQAKMQKIDGCMHCNKCKKKCPYGLDTPALLAKNYEDYKTFL